The Enterococcus rotai genome includes a window with the following:
- a CDS encoding TIGR01457 family HAD-type hydrolase produces MEKQYQGYLIDLDGTIYLGKEVIPAGKRFVERLQELALPFLFVTNNTTKTPEAVAERLAQEFDIHVSAKTVYTASLATIDYMKEQGKGNRVYVIGESGLVDLILSAGFVWDEETPDYVVVGLDTDINYEKFATAALCIRNGATFIGTNPDKSIPTERGLLPGAGSFISLVQTATQTDPIMIGKPNAIIMKEALKVMQLDKEQVVMVGDNYETDIQSGLQNGIDSLLVLSGFTAKSAVPSLPEQPTYVVDSLDEWIF; encoded by the coding sequence GTGGAAAAACAGTATCAAGGGTATTTAATTGATTTAGATGGTACGATTTACCTAGGAAAAGAAGTGATTCCAGCAGGTAAACGCTTTGTTGAACGGCTACAGGAATTAGCGTTACCATTTCTTTTTGTGACCAACAACACGACTAAAACACCAGAAGCGGTAGCCGAGCGATTAGCGCAAGAATTTGATATCCATGTTTCAGCTAAAACAGTCTATACTGCCAGTCTTGCAACGATCGACTATATGAAAGAGCAAGGCAAAGGTAACCGCGTTTATGTGATCGGGGAATCTGGATTAGTCGATTTGATATTATCGGCTGGTTTTGTTTGGGATGAAGAGACACCAGATTATGTGGTAGTTGGTTTGGATACCGATATTAATTATGAAAAATTTGCAACGGCGGCCTTGTGTATCAGAAACGGTGCGACGTTTATCGGTACAAATCCTGATAAAAGTATTCCAACTGAGCGTGGCTTATTACCTGGAGCCGGCTCATTTATTTCATTAGTTCAAACAGCAACACAAACAGATCCGATCATGATTGGAAAACCAAATGCAATTATTATGAAGGAAGCCTTGAAAGTGATGCAACTAGACAAAGAACAGGTGGTAATGGTTGGTGATAACTATGAAACGGATATTCAATCGGGCCTTCAAAATGGGATTGATAGTTTATTAGTTTTATCTGGCTTTACAGCAAAATCAGCAGTTCCTAGTTTACCTGAACAGCCAACCTATGTTGTCGATTCGCTAGATGAATGGATTTTTTGA
- a CDS encoding DUF1836 domain-containing protein, translating into MNEIKSSLRVWGEELVDVHLPRWHELPELELYMDQVITLVERYLSPVILKEKHTLLTSSMVNNYVKLGLIPAPNKKRYNQKHLAFLIAITLLKQVLTIPEIKQGILYQGAAVGIREAYNLFCEEQEAAIAVVVAQALGNESVAAFDQPIPVEFLIVKGATLSFATKLFTEKVIELAQKNLKEDEEQSNE; encoded by the coding sequence GTGAATGAAATAAAATCCTCTTTACGAGTTTGGGGAGAAGAGTTAGTAGACGTCCATTTGCCAAGATGGCATGAACTACCTGAATTAGAACTATACATGGATCAGGTAATCACTCTTGTAGAGCGATACTTATCTCCAGTTATTTTAAAAGAAAAACATACATTGTTGACTTCATCAATGGTCAATAATTATGTTAAGTTGGGCTTGATCCCGGCGCCTAATAAAAAACGCTATAATCAAAAGCACTTAGCTTTTTTGATTGCAATCACGTTATTAAAACAAGTACTGACGATCCCAGAAATCAAGCAGGGCATCCTTTATCAAGGCGCAGCTGTTGGAATTCGAGAAGCGTATAATTTGTTTTGTGAAGAACAAGAAGCGGCGATTGCTGTTGTGGTTGCACAAGCTTTAGGGAATGAATCTGTGGCGGCATTTGATCAGCCAATACCTGTAGAATTTTTGATTGTAAAAGGTGCAACATTGTCATTTGCAACGAAATTATTTACTGAAAAGGTTATTGAGTTAGCACAAAAAAACTTAAAAGAAGATGAGGAACAATCGAATGAATAA
- a CDS encoding MerR family transcriptional regulator, with protein sequence MYTISEFSKKIGISEYTLRYYEKEGLIEPSRDQHNYRMYGDQDIEWASFVIKLKNTGIELREIKKYTELRKIGDSTISERKELLLNHRVKILAEFEKTKSHLQLLDDKLAVYDQMEKEYTK encoded by the coding sequence GTGTATACAATCAGTGAATTCTCTAAAAAAATTGGTATTAGTGAATATACATTACGCTATTATGAAAAGGAAGGGCTGATCGAACCATCTAGAGATCAGCATAATTATCGGATGTATGGTGATCAAGATATTGAGTGGGCAAGCTTTGTGATTAAATTAAAAAACACCGGCATTGAGTTAAGGGAAATAAAAAAATACACGGAGTTAAGAAAAATCGGTGATTCAACGATTTCTGAGCGAAAAGAATTACTATTAAACCATCGAGTAAAAATTCTAGCTGAATTTGAAAAAACAAAAAGTCACCTACAATTATTAGATGATAAACTTGCTGTATATGATCAAATGGAAAAAGAGTATACTAAATAA
- a CDS encoding TIGR01906 family membrane protein, producing MRRKEQSWIWRERAGIVCLILTIISLSITLTINFRPLYRIDIELLNILDYVSLDKADLLKNYGELMSYLNNPFNQTLQLSDFPVSKSGAFHFYEVKRLFLLCYGVLIVTIIPSGFFIKRLIKDKRVWRLIRPFQWGMIIPVIFGTVMAIGFDQFFVAFHGVFFNNDDWLFDPVTDPIINVLPETFFMHCFIFFFVLLELFFLIGILFGKRELKKM from the coding sequence ATGAGAAGGAAAGAGCAAAGCTGGATTTGGCGTGAGCGCGCTGGAATCGTCTGTTTGATTTTGACGATCATCTCTTTGAGTATTACGTTAACCATTAATTTTCGACCATTGTATAGGATCGATATCGAGCTGCTAAATATTTTAGATTATGTTTCACTTGATAAAGCAGACTTGTTAAAAAATTATGGAGAATTGATGTCCTATCTAAACAATCCATTCAATCAGACGCTGCAATTATCAGATTTTCCTGTATCAAAAAGTGGTGCCTTTCATTTTTATGAAGTCAAAAGACTTTTTCTACTCTGTTACGGCGTACTGATTGTTACGATAATTCCTAGCGGATTCTTTATTAAGCGTTTGATCAAGGATAAACGAGTGTGGCGCTTGATTCGTCCATTCCAATGGGGAATGATCATTCCTGTGATTTTTGGAACAGTCATGGCCATTGGTTTTGATCAATTTTTTGTGGCTTTTCACGGTGTGTTTTTTAATAATGATGACTGGTTGTTTGATCCTGTGACTGATCCGATCATCAACGTGTTGCCAGAAACATTTTTTATGCATTGCTTTATTTTCTTTTTTGTTTTACTAGAATTATTTTTCTTGATTGGTATCCTTTTTGGGAAACGAGAATTAAAAAAAATGTAG
- a CDS encoding S66 family peptidase, with amino-acid sequence MKPPRLQAGDEIRVIAPSSSFSKLTDFGIQAATEKLNALGFTVTFSEHTAEQDTLGSSSIMSRVKDLHEAFSDDNVKGILTAIGGFNSNELLPYLDFELIKRHPKVFCGYSDITALCNAITTKTKLLTYVGPHFSSFQMEELQPYQTLAFLQATATEDAFEVSASKTWSQDEWYLAEPQRLLHANEWKIYSHSQPVTGTCYGGNLGTFQLLFGTRFLPELERSILFIESAEEDDYHDFARGLAALLQVVKHPQALLIGRFPQETEMTEERLLTILAKYPLLREIPVIYDMNFGHTQPIFTIPIGDKATVDTKQQKITFF; translated from the coding sequence ATGAAACCACCACGATTACAAGCTGGCGATGAGATTCGAGTCATTGCTCCATCTAGTAGTTTTTCAAAATTAACTGACTTCGGTATTCAAGCCGCCACGGAAAAATTAAATGCTTTGGGCTTTACGGTAACCTTTTCTGAACATACGGCGGAACAAGACACACTTGGTTCTTCTTCGATCATGAGTCGGGTAAAAGACCTCCATGAAGCATTTTCAGATGATAACGTCAAAGGGATACTCACAGCGATCGGCGGATTTAATAGTAATGAATTACTGCCGTATTTGGATTTTGAATTGATCAAACGTCATCCAAAAGTGTTTTGTGGGTATAGCGACATCACAGCCTTATGTAATGCGATTACCACCAAAACCAAGCTGCTGACTTATGTTGGCCCACATTTTTCTAGTTTTCAAATGGAGGAACTTCAGCCTTATCAGACGTTAGCGTTTTTACAGGCAACGGCGACGGAAGATGCTTTTGAAGTATCCGCTTCTAAAACGTGGAGTCAAGACGAATGGTATCTAGCTGAACCGCAACGACTATTGCATGCCAATGAATGGAAAATTTATAGTCACTCACAACCTGTCACTGGGACTTGTTACGGTGGTAATCTTGGTACGTTCCAATTACTCTTTGGAACACGCTTCTTGCCTGAACTTGAACGTTCAATTTTATTTATCGAAAGTGCTGAGGAAGATGACTATCATGATTTTGCTCGTGGTTTAGCCGCCTTACTTCAAGTTGTCAAACATCCGCAAGCGCTACTCATTGGCCGTTTTCCTCAAGAAACTGAAATGACAGAAGAACGTCTTTTGACCATTTTAGCAAAGTATCCGCTATTACGAGAAATACCTGTAATTTACGATATGAATTTTGGTCATACACAACCGATTTTTACAATTCCAATTGGAGATAAAGCTACAGTTGATACGAAACAGCAAAAAATCACCTTTTTTTAA
- a CDS encoding MIP/aquaporin family protein codes for MKKAISECLGTFILVFFGTATAVLGGGIEGIGTTGIALAFGLTIIAAAYSIGTISGAHLNPAVSLGMWVNKRISTMDLLYYIVGQIVGGLIASFALLSILNASGKETTNLGQNAFGDLSAFGALTVEIILTFIFVLVIMTVTSAKKGNAKLAGIVIGLTLTMIHLVGIPLTGTSVNPARSLAPAIFVGGEALSQVWVFIVAPLIGGLLAALVGKYLLDTED; via the coding sequence ATGAAAAAAGCAATTTCAGAATGTCTTGGAACTTTTATTTTAGTTTTCTTTGGTACAGCAACCGCAGTTTTAGGTGGTGGGATCGAAGGGATCGGTACGACGGGGATCGCTTTAGCTTTCGGTTTGACGATCATTGCAGCGGCTTACAGCATTGGTACAATTTCAGGTGCACATTTGAATCCAGCAGTTTCATTAGGAATGTGGGTCAATAAACGAATTTCTACAATGGACTTACTTTATTATATTGTAGGACAAATCGTTGGTGGTTTGATCGCGTCATTTGCGTTGTTATCTATTTTAAATGCTTCTGGCAAAGAGACAACAAACTTAGGCCAAAATGCTTTTGGTGATTTAAGTGCTTTTGGTGCTTTAACGGTAGAAATTATTTTAACCTTTATTTTTGTTTTAGTTATCATGACTGTAACGAGTGCTAAAAAAGGCAATGCGAAACTTGCAGGCATTGTCATTGGTTTGACGTTAACAATGATTCACTTAGTTGGTATTCCACTAACTGGTACATCTGTTAACCCAGCCAGAAGTTTAGCGCCAGCGATTTTTGTTGGCGGTGAAGCATTATCTCAAGTTTGGGTATTTATTGTAGCTCCGCTAATTGGTGGTCTACTTGCAGCTTTAGTCGGCAAATACTTACTTGATACTGAAGACTAA
- a CDS encoding MarR family winged helix-turn-helix transcriptional regulator has translation MEEQSLMEQFLRLQGMMQRYFMKRRREHGPFGNPHRGQGRVLSLLKLKPETTQKELSYLLDMRPQSLGELLAKLEKNGYISREPLESDRRVMVIRLTEAGMAAADNNDQEEATIFDVLTESEQESFKIIISKLLDALESEIPEEERGFKGHHMHGRGRHGGPRHGFNDGKMGRDFDPREMFGGPGFPKNGKFGFDLSKEATDEEDDGFSDF, from the coding sequence ATGGAAGAACAATCATTGATGGAACAGTTTCTAAGATTACAAGGGATGATGCAAAGATATTTTATGAAACGTCGTAGAGAACATGGACCTTTTGGAAATCCTCATCGAGGACAAGGCAGAGTTTTAAGCTTGCTAAAACTCAAACCTGAAACAACCCAAAAAGAATTGTCTTATTTGTTGGATATGCGCCCTCAATCGTTAGGGGAATTGCTAGCTAAACTAGAAAAAAATGGGTACATTAGCCGAGAACCGCTTGAAAGCGATCGCCGTGTAATGGTGATCCGTTTAACTGAAGCTGGTATGGCAGCAGCTGATAATAACGATCAAGAAGAAGCAACAATCTTTGATGTATTGACTGAGTCAGAACAAGAATCGTTTAAAATCATCATAAGCAAACTACTTGATGCTTTGGAATCTGAGATACCAGAAGAAGAACGTGGTTTTAAAGGACACCATATGCACGGTCGGGGTAGACATGGTGGTCCACGACACGGTTTTAATGATGGAAAAATGGGACGTGACTTTGATCCACGGGAGATGTTTGGTGGACCTGGTTTTCCTAAAAATGGAAAATTTGGGTTTGACCTATCAAAAGAAGCGACTGATGAGGAAGATGATGGGTTTAGTGATTTTTAA
- a CDS encoding YutD family protein, which translates to MTEKVNKPYKSAKPAKHKEEPTATLTEEITAVLEEIKEEPVKEKKKGEVVTLVDDVHVTIGERQYLLVKNHREAFDGERLGERFSDVLSRYDYIVGDWGYDQLRLKGFFNESNRKAAPEQRIDTLEDYLYEYCNFGCAYFVIERVGGKREKQQTRRKKPTKKPVHQNQAHTEEKRVPVNNKTKPVIKNRKENEPQKAVIGKPKSEAAKGRSFTIRQREE; encoded by the coding sequence ATGACAGAAAAAGTAAATAAACCATACAAATCAGCGAAACCAGCTAAACATAAAGAAGAACCAACAGCAACGTTAACAGAAGAGATCACAGCTGTCCTTGAAGAGATAAAAGAAGAACCTGTCAAAGAAAAGAAAAAAGGTGAAGTTGTCACACTTGTTGACGATGTTCATGTAACGATCGGCGAACGCCAATATCTTTTGGTGAAGAATCATCGTGAAGCTTTTGACGGCGAGCGCTTGGGCGAGCGTTTTAGTGATGTTCTTTCCAGATATGATTACATTGTCGGTGATTGGGGATATGACCAGCTTCGATTAAAAGGTTTTTTTAACGAGTCAAATCGGAAGGCGGCTCCTGAGCAAAGAATCGATACATTAGAAGATTATTTATATGAGTATTGTAATTTTGGTTGTGCTTATTTTGTGATTGAACGAGTAGGTGGTAAACGAGAAAAACAACAAACTCGCCGTAAGAAACCAACTAAAAAGCCAGTCCATCAAAATCAAGCACATACAGAAGAGAAACGAGTTCCAGTCAACAATAAAACCAAACCAGTGATAAAAAACCGTAAAGAAAATGAACCCCAAAAAGCAGTCATTGGTAAGCCAAAAAGTGAGGCTGCTAAAGGTCGCTCATTTACTATTCGTCAACGTGAGGAGTAA
- a CDS encoding SDR family NAD(P)-dependent oxidoreductase, with product MKYTVITGASSGIGLEAAKAFSKLGKNLILIARRKERLDQLKQAIVSEFPDLEVIVKVADLSQRESVLTLYADLKKYAIETWINNAGFGYYHNVAKQDLDNVAQMLQLNVEALTLLSTLYVTDYENVENAQLINLSSAGGYKNVPNAVTYCATKFYVSAFTEGLALELQAKGAPLKAKVLAPAATETEFAQIANGSQSYDYTKAFSTFHTAKEMAQFLIELYHSPKVVGHVDRDTFTFTLSDPLFDHYQTGMKNM from the coding sequence ATGAAGTATACCGTAATCACAGGAGCTAGTTCAGGAATAGGATTGGAAGCAGCAAAAGCGTTTAGCAAACTAGGAAAGAATTTGATTTTGATTGCTCGAAGAAAAGAGCGGCTTGATCAATTAAAACAAGCAATTGTATCAGAATTTCCTGATTTAGAGGTCATAGTCAAAGTTGCCGATTTATCACAAAGAGAATCTGTTCTGACCTTATATGCTGATTTAAAAAAATATGCTATCGAGACTTGGATTAATAATGCCGGCTTTGGTTATTACCATAACGTAGCAAAACAAGATTTAGATAACGTAGCCCAAATGTTGCAGCTGAACGTTGAAGCATTGACGTTACTTTCTACGCTATATGTTACAGACTATGAAAATGTAGAAAATGCCCAATTGATTAACCTTTCATCTGCTGGCGGGTATAAAAATGTTCCGAATGCAGTCACTTATTGTGCAACTAAATTTTATGTCAGTGCTTTTACCGAAGGACTTGCTTTAGAGTTACAAGCAAAAGGAGCTCCTTTAAAAGCGAAAGTCTTAGCACCTGCAGCGACAGAAACTGAATTCGCACAAATAGCAAATGGTTCGCAGTCTTATGACTACACTAAAGCTTTTTCAACCTTCCATACCGCAAAAGAGATGGCTCAATTTCTGATTGAACTTTATCATAGTCCCAAAGTAGTTGGTCATGTTGACAGAGATACCTTTACCTTCACTTTATCTGATCCTTTATTCGATCATTACCAAACAGGCATGAAAAATATGTAA
- the yycF gene encoding response regulator YycF produces the protein MKKILVVDDEKPISEIVKYNLTKEGYEVFTAYDGEEAVEKVKEVEPDLIILDLMLPKMDGLEVAREVRKTYDMPIIMVTAKDSEIDKVLGLELGADDYVTKPFSNRELVARVKANLRRGATSAKEAESTTQSELTIGDLTIHPDAYMVSKRGGKIELTHREFELLFYLAKHIGQVMTREHLLQTVWGYDYFGDVRTVDVTVRRLREKIEDSPSHPTYLVTRRGVGYYLRNPEQE, from the coding sequence ATGAAAAAAATATTAGTTGTAGATGATGAAAAGCCGATTTCAGAAATAGTGAAATACAATCTTACAAAAGAAGGATACGAAGTTTTTACAGCATATGATGGTGAGGAAGCTGTTGAGAAGGTTAAGGAAGTGGAACCAGATTTAATCATTCTTGATTTGATGCTACCCAAAATGGACGGTTTGGAAGTTGCTAGAGAAGTGCGTAAGACATATGATATGCCCATTATTATGGTGACTGCTAAAGATTCTGAAATCGATAAAGTGTTAGGATTAGAGTTAGGTGCAGATGATTACGTAACAAAACCATTTTCAAATCGTGAACTAGTAGCTCGTGTCAAAGCTAATTTACGTCGTGGTGCAACTAGTGCTAAAGAAGCAGAATCAACGACACAATCAGAATTAACGATTGGCGATTTAACGATCCATCCAGATGCCTACATGGTCTCAAAACGTGGTGGCAAAATTGAACTGACACATCGTGAGTTTGAATTACTTTTTTATTTAGCGAAGCATATCGGACAAGTGATGACCCGGGAACATTTATTGCAAACTGTTTGGGGCTATGATTATTTTGGAGATGTTCGTACCGTCGATGTGACTGTTCGTCGTTTGAGAGAGAAGATCGAAGACAGCCCAAGCCACCCAACTTATTTAGTAACACGTCGTGGGGTTGGTTATTATCTACGAAACCCTGAACAGGAGTAA
- a CDS encoding DegV family protein gives MNKEKIALLVDSGTDVPQELVEQYGMYMIPLQIIYKDRIYTDKVDITPEEVYERLPIEIPSTSLPDGETITKIFEKIKADGYEKLLAVTISSGLSGTFNVVRLIAEDFEGLETFVLDTKNIGIGSGLQAIEAAKLIEAGHSWDELKTKLRNDVKKAKVFFNVATLEYLQKGGRIGLVASILGNALKLNPIISCNGEGVYHTVAKARGRKKSLDKTFELVKAFIGEHQKFVLAVAQGQAVEEAEAFYEKLKANFPQAEKIYFGTISPALVVHTGPGLLGIGIQLLD, from the coding sequence ATGAATAAAGAAAAAATTGCTCTATTAGTAGACTCAGGAACAGATGTACCACAAGAATTAGTGGAACAATATGGCATGTATATGATTCCGTTACAAATTATCTATAAAGATCGTATCTATACTGATAAGGTAGATATTACACCAGAAGAAGTATATGAACGTTTACCGATTGAAATTCCCAGCACTTCTTTACCAGATGGCGAAACGATCACTAAGATTTTTGAAAAAATTAAAGCAGATGGTTATGAAAAGTTACTGGCTGTTACGATTTCTAGTGGATTGAGTGGAACATTTAACGTGGTACGATTGATTGCAGAAGATTTTGAGGGGTTAGAGACCTTTGTTTTAGATACAAAAAATATTGGGATCGGCAGTGGTCTCCAAGCGATTGAAGCAGCAAAATTGATTGAAGCAGGTCATTCGTGGGATGAGCTTAAAACGAAATTAAGAAATGATGTAAAAAAAGCCAAAGTCTTTTTTAATGTAGCAACATTAGAATATTTGCAAAAAGGTGGACGAATTGGGCTAGTAGCTTCAATCTTAGGAAATGCGTTAAAACTAAATCCAATCATCTCATGTAATGGTGAGGGTGTCTATCACACTGTAGCAAAAGCGCGTGGTAGAAAGAAAAGCCTAGATAAAACCTTTGAATTAGTCAAGGCGTTTATTGGAGAGCATCAGAAGTTTGTATTGGCGGTAGCGCAAGGACAAGCTGTAGAAGAAGCGGAAGCTTTTTATGAAAAGTTGAAAGCAAACTTCCCTCAGGCAGAAAAAATTTATTTTGGAACGATTAGTCCTGCCTTAGTCGTTCATACTGGACCAGGACTATTAGGAATCGGTATCCAGCTTTTAGATTAA
- the walK gene encoding cell wall metabolism sensor histidine kinase WalK, whose translation MKKKVHFFQSVNFKIALSFILLLLIAIQIIGGYFIRELESTTIRDYKKNVDSQVTQLTSTLSAKLGEKDRDRTEIDANLKKILSDFSASDTIEARVVDDKGIVRATSDLNQQGIVGKKNDYRDLNDFSAKKYSAMDNDKRVYINVQPIQSPTGDTVLGVLYVKSNTEGKYKEITDTARIFFTASVIAGAISIIVTLLIARSITQPIGEMREQALRIAKGDYTGKVKVYGKDELGQLAETFNQLSERIEEAQETMEAERNRLDSVLAHMTDGVIATDRRGKVITINEMALSLLNVKDEDVIGSSLLELLDIETDYTLRKLLEEPEEILIDRSLSSMEEDQMIIRVDFAMIRRESGFITGLVCVLHDVTEQEKNERERREFVSNVSHELRTPLTSMRSYIEALSEGAWENPEIAPNFLKVTLEETDRMIRMINDLLNLSRMDSGNGELQLEYVNFNELINFVLDRFDMMVESNEKNYTIHREFTKRDLWVELDTDKIIQVLDNILNNAIKYSPDGGAITCRLLETHNNVVFSVTDQGLGIPKKDINKVFERFYRVDKARAREQGGTGLGLAISREVVKAHNGAIWVESQEGQGSTFYISLPYEPYEEDWWE comes from the coding sequence ATGAAGAAAAAAGTTCACTTTTTTCAATCGGTAAACTTTAAGATTGCGCTATCGTTCATTTTACTGCTATTGATTGCGATTCAAATTATCGGTGGTTATTTTATTCGAGAGTTGGAGTCAACGACAATCAGAGACTATAAGAAAAATGTTGACTCTCAAGTGACCCAATTAACGAGTACTTTGAGTGCCAAGTTAGGTGAAAAAGATCGTGATCGAACAGAGATCGATGCGAATCTGAAAAAAATATTGAGTGACTTCTCTGCCTCTGATACGATTGAAGCTCGTGTTGTTGATGATAAAGGAATCGTCAGGGCAACCAGTGATCTGAATCAACAAGGAATCGTTGGGAAGAAAAATGATTACCGTGACTTGAATGATTTCAGTGCAAAAAAATATTCAGCAATGGATAATGACAAACGTGTCTATATCAATGTTCAGCCTATCCAATCCCCGACTGGAGATACAGTCCTCGGGGTTCTTTATGTTAAAAGTAATACCGAAGGAAAATATAAGGAAATCACAGACACTGCCCGAATCTTTTTTACCGCTTCCGTTATTGCGGGTGCAATTTCAATCATTGTTACACTATTGATTGCACGATCGATCACTCAACCGATCGGTGAAATGAGGGAGCAAGCTTTGCGGATTGCCAAGGGTGATTATACAGGGAAAGTCAAAGTCTATGGAAAAGATGAATTGGGCCAATTGGCTGAAACCTTTAATCAACTGTCTGAGAGGATCGAAGAAGCTCAAGAAACGATGGAAGCAGAGCGGAATCGTTTAGATAGTGTGTTAGCCCACATGACAGATGGTGTTATCGCAACAGATAGACGAGGAAAAGTCATTACGATCAATGAAATGGCGCTTTCTTTACTAAATGTAAAAGACGAAGATGTCATTGGTTCTTCTTTGTTAGAACTATTAGATATAGAAACAGACTATACTTTGCGAAAATTATTGGAAGAGCCAGAAGAGATCTTGATCGATCGCTCGTTATCTTCAATGGAAGAAGATCAAATGATTATTCGAGTAGATTTTGCGATGATCCGTAGAGAGTCTGGTTTTATTACTGGATTGGTTTGTGTGCTGCATGATGTAACCGAACAAGAGAAAAATGAACGGGAACGCCGAGAGTTTGTATCTAACGTTTCTCATGAACTACGAACGCCGTTGACAAGCATGCGTAGCTATATTGAAGCGTTGAGTGAAGGCGCATGGGAAAATCCTGAGATTGCGCCTAATTTTTTAAAAGTGACATTGGAAGAAACGGACCGAATGATCCGAATGATCAATGATCTACTGAATTTATCACGAATGGATTCTGGTAATGGTGAGTTGCAGCTAGAGTATGTGAATTTCAATGAGCTGATCAATTTTGTTTTAGACCGTTTTGATATGATGGTGGAATCAAATGAGAAAAATTATACGATTCATCGTGAATTTACCAAACGTGACCTGTGGGTTGAACTAGATACAGATAAAATAATCCAAGTTTTGGATAATATCTTAAATAATGCTATCAAATATTCGCCAGATGGAGGCGCAATTACGTGTCGGTTACTTGAAACCCATAATAATGTTGTGTTTAGTGTAACGGACCAAGGATTAGGGATCCCCAAAAAAGATATCAATAAAGTCTTTGAGCGTTTTTACCGTGTGGATAAAGCACGTGCCAGAGAACAGGGTGGAACAGGTCTTGGTCTAGCTATTTCAAGAGAAGTGGTCAAAGCACATAATGGCGCAATTTGGGTTGAAAGCCAGGAAGGTCAAGGATCTACCTTTTATATATCCTTACCTTATGAACCTTATGAGGAGGATTGGTGGGAATGA